The following proteins come from a genomic window of Dreissena polymorpha isolate Duluth1 chromosome 1, UMN_Dpol_1.0, whole genome shotgun sequence:
- the LOC127855263 gene encoding ileal sodium/bile acid cotransporter-like: protein MDAKMNESSSSSPVNSTGIDTSGALQTSPSNSTGVDPSGTLQIVMDVLLISLTVLLMLSFGCSLHVNHIRSHFSRPLGVVTAIVLHFVLIPYVFYALICAMNLNLYDRLSLTVLATCPAGGISNLFVHYADGDLALGVIISASSTVLALGFMPLNMWMFSRSWGGGIVLPYVQVSVTMSTTLVPVAIGMIVVRYSEKVAKWIARVGSSVATVMIVATVIISSYMYPQMYTSTWKTWVFAAIFAPVAFTIAYLIALSMRMPADMRRTLGITTSTKSMALCLTIIALSFSSDEYLEYLVLPELHSILMMTELALFCLSYRLYRWCNGKYVMSTESDTVFTAEHDASQPVRQEQEISRNGSLRVSLENVNNNINRRMSNAMALSLPLPSGLSEYRRGGRVTV from the exons ATGGACGCGAAAATGAACGAATCTTCGTCGTCAAGCCCAGTAAACAGCACTGGCATTGACACATCCGGCGCGCTCCAGACCAGCCCATCAAACAGCACTGGCGTTGACCCATCCGGCACGCTCCAGATTGTCATGGACGTGCTACTTATTTCCCTCACCGTTCTGCTCATGCTCTCGTTTGGCTGCTCACTGCACGTGAACCACATCCGGTCTCACTTCTCGCGGCCCCTCGGCGTGGTCACGGCTATTGTCTTGCACTTCGTTTTAATCCCCTACGTGTTCTACGCACTCATCTGCGCCATGAATCTCAACCTTTACGACAGGCTGAGCCTAACCGTGCTCGCCACGTGTCCTGCAGGCGGTATTTCAAACCTGTTTGTGCATTATGCAGACGGGGACCTCGCACTGGG AGTTATTATATCGGCGAGCTCGACTGTTCTCGCGTTGGGATTCATGCCACTCAACATGTGGATGTTCTCGCGCTCTTGGGGTGGGGGAATCGTATTGCCGTACGTGCAGGTGTCCGTTACCATGTCAACCACACTCGTGCCAGTCGCCATAGGGATGATCGTGGTGAGGTACTCCGAAAAAGTTGCTAAATGGATAGCCAGA GTCGGCAGCTCTGTAGCCACAGTGATGATAGTGGCGACAGTAATAATAAGCAGCTACATGTACCCTCAAATGTACACATCCACGTGGAAAACATGGGTATTCGCAGCCATCTTTGCCCCTGTTGCGTTCACGATTGCTTATCTCATTGCGCTGTCAATGCGCATGCCCGCGGACATGCGGCGAACCTTGGGCATAACCACAAGTACAAAAAGCATGGCATTATGCCTAACAATCATCGCGTTATCCTTCAGTTCAGATGAGTACTTGGAGTACCTCGTTCTCCCAGAACTGCACAGTATCCTGATGATGACGGAGCTCGCTTTGTTCTGCCTCTCGTACCGACTGTACCGTTGGTGTAACGGAAAGTACGTCATGTCCACGGAGTCTGACACGGTTTTCACCGCGGAACATGACGCCTCACAGCCAGTCAGGCAAGAACAGGAGATTTCAAGAAACGGATCTCTTCGCGTTTCTCTTGAAAACGTTAACAACAACATCAACCGACGTATGAGTAACGCGATGGCGTTGTCCTTGCCGCTACCGTCTGGTCTGTCAGAATACCGCAGGGGCGGTAGAGTGACGGTCTAG